Part of the Faecalibacterium duncaniae genome, ACGATGCCGATAAAGATGCCCCGGTCGTCCACCACGGGCACAAAGTTCTGGTTCATGGCCGCTTCGATCAGCTGGTCCATGCTGGTGGTGACAGTCACGGCCTTGTAATCCCGCTTGTGGGCAAAGCTCGAGATGGGCACATCCTCGGCGGCTTCAATGTCCAGCCCGTGCTGCTGTTTCAGCCCCCAGAGGATATCCCCCTCGGTCAGGGTGCCCACATACTCGCCCTTGCGGTTGAGCACCGGGATGGATGCGTAGCGGTTGTTCTCCCATTTTTCCAGCGTCTGCCGCAGGGTGAAGTCATCGTAGACATACATCAGGTCCTGCTTGGGGGAAAGGAAAAACAAAATGTTCATCAAACAGCTCTCCAATCGTTATCCTATCGTAAACAGTGGTTCTGCCGTAAGGGCGCAGCTCCCGTTCCTCTGCTTTGATTTTAGCACTTTTCCACAGGCGGATAAAGTCAAAAATCATACTTTTTAGAATTTATTCACAGTCGCGCCCGGCCTTTTTGCAAAACATGCAGGAAAACCGTGCACAGGGCAGGGTTTTGTGGTATAATAGGAACACGAATCGGCTCACATTGCCCGCCCTTTGGAAATTGTGCTGTACACAGGGCGTGGGAAGTTGTATAATAAGGATACCGATTCCTTTCCCGGTATGCGGCGGGTTTGCCGCGGCAAGCCGGGCCACCCCAACAAGATTTCAAATAAAGGAGCAGAGCGACTATGATCACTTCCCGTTTCCCGCTGGGAGATGTCAGCTTTTCCGCCGAGTACTTCTCTACGCTGGTAGGCGAAGCAACCAAACAATGCTACGGCGTGGCCGCAATGACCCCCCGCGACCTGACCGACGTGGTCAAGAGCGTGGTGCGCGGCAACGATTACTCTGAAAAGGGCGTTCGTGTCACACAGGAAGAGGGCCGTCTCGTGATCGAGCTGCACATTGCCGTCAGCTATGGGCTCAACATCTCCACCGCCGCGCGCAGCATCTCGCACCGCGTCAAGGACGAAGTGGAGCAGGCCACCGGCCTGAAGGTTGCCCGTGTGATCGTGTCGGTGGACGACGTGATCGCCTGATGGAACTTTTTATTAAGGAGTAAGGACAATGATTTCTGGTAAGATCCTGCGCGACGCGATCATCTCCGGCGCGAACAACATCAACAACCAGCGCTCCCGTGTGGACGAGCTGAACGTTTTCCCCGTGCCCGATGGCGACACCGGCACCAACATGGGCATGACGGTGGGTGCCTCCGTGGCAGAGCTGAACGCGCTGGACGACGGCTGCACCGTGGGTGAGGCCGCCAAGACCGCTGCCTCCGCCATGCTGCGCGGTGCCCGCGGCAACTCCGGCGTGATCACCAGCCTGCTGTTCCGCGGCTTCTCCAAGGCGCTGGAAGGCAAGAAGGAGGCCGACACCGCCGACATCATCGCCGCCCTGAAAAAGGGCGTGGAGGGTGCCTACAAGGCCGTGATGAAGCCCACCGAGGGCACCATCCTGACCGTTGCCCGGGTGGCCAGCGAGGAAGCTGCCGCCTGCGGTGCCGAGGAGATCCCCGCCCTGTGGGATGTGGTGATGACCGCAGGCCAGAAGGCGCTGGAGGATACCCCCAACCTGCTGCCCGTGCTGAAAAAGGCCGGCGTTGTGGACGCAGGCGGCCAGGGCATTATGATCATCTTTGAGGGCATGGGTAAGGTGTTCCACGGCGAGCCCATGGTGGCCGGCGGCGAGGGCACCCCCAACAAGGCCAAGCTCTCCACCGAGAACGCAGGCAAGGGCGTGTTCACCGACGACCTGATGAAGGTGGAGGACATCAAGAACGGCTACTGCACCCAGTTCCTCATCAACAAGTACGAGGGCGCAAGCGCCGCAAAGATGCGCGCCTTTGCCGAATCCAACGGCGACAGCGTGGTCTGCATCGAGGATGACGATGTCATCAACCTGCATGTCCACACCGCTGACCCCGGCAAGATCCTGAGCGAGGCCATCAAGTACGGCTACCTGACCAACTTCAAGATCGAGAACATGCACGAGCAGTTCCTGGCCCGCCAGAAGCAGGGCAAGAGCCTGGAAAAGCAGGCCTCCGCTGAAAAGGCTCCCGCACAGGCCAGCGAGTTCGTTTACGCCGCAGTGGACCCCAGCCGTGACTACGGCTTTGTGGCCGTTGCCGCCGGTGAGGGCCTGAAGGCCGTGTTCACCGACCTGGCTGCGGACGCTGTCGTCTCCGGCGGCCAGACCATGAACCCCGCCACCGAGGACATCCTTGCCGCCATCCAGAGCGTGCCCGCCAAGACCGTGTTCGTGCTGCCCAACAACAAGAACATCATCATGGCAGCGGAGCAGGCCCAGAAGCTGGCTGACCGTCAGGTGATCGTTCTGCCCACCCGCACCGTGCCCATGGGCATCACCGCGCTGCTCAACTTCGACCCCTCCGCCAACGCTGAGACCAACACCATCAACATGATGGCCGCCGCCGACAAGGTCAGCACCGGCCTCATTACCTACGCTGCCCGCGACAGCGAGTTTGACGGCAAGCGGATCCGGAAGGGCGAGATCATGGCTCTGGAGAACGGCAAGATCGTTGCCACCTCCACCGACCTGACCAAGGCCACCTACCGCCTGGCCCGCAGCATGTGCAAGAAGGACTCCAGCTTTGTCACCATCATCTCCGGCTGCGATGTCTCCGACGAGGAGGCCGAGAAGCTGACCGAGATCGTCAAGGCAAAGTGCCCCAACCACGTTGAGGTCAGCCACATCCGCGGCGGCCAGCCCGTATACTATTATATGATCAGCGTGGAGTAAAATTGCACTCCGGCTGAAACAGAACCGCAAAACAACCCCCTGTACCAGACCATGGCACAGGGGGTTTGTTGATTGCACATTGTCAGTTTCTATGCTATACTGTAGCTAATGCTGGAAACAGCAGGAGAAAAGCGCTGTCTGCAATGCAGGTGGTCAACTTCGCGCTCCCGAATGCCTATTTTCCGGAAGGAAGCCAGGCGGATGGGAACGGAACTTTTTTGAATTGGATCCTTTCCCGGAGCCGCCTGTCGGCGAAGGGAGGGATGTCGGATGACTCTGACAGAAGTTTGCGCGGTACTGACGGTAGCAATTGCTCTTTTGAGCCTGCTCGTCTCAGTTGCGAAAGCTGCATTTGATGCTGGCTGGAAAATTTCTCACGAGAAGAACGATAAAAGCAAAAAAGATTGACCGCCCCCAGTCTCACAAACTCGGCGGTCAATCTTTTTGACTTAAAAGGGAACGTGGAGCTGGCCATATTGCGGCCAGCGCTCTTTCTGTTCATAGTATAGTTGATTTGCGATGGTTTGTCAAGTTCACGCTGGGGGCCGCAATCCGGACGGAGCGGTTCACCCGCCCAGGTCCTCCAGCACCTCCTGCAGGGCGGCATCTCCCGTCACTGTCATGCCCTGCTTGACACGCAGCGCGTCATTCTCTGGCAGGAGATTGACGTAAATGCCTGTCTGCCGGGCAAGGCGGGTGGGGGAGCCATCCGGCCCGCAGGTGTAGACGGCTACCATGCCGCCCTCGTCCCGGAGCAGGTATTGGGTGGGCTGGCCGGTGTCGGGCAGAGTCTGGGCCGCAAGGCTCGGCTCGGAGGGCACCGGCGTTTCGGCGGCGCTGTCCGCTCCCGGTGCAGGGGAGGGAAGCGCCAGCCGGGGCAGGGCCATCCAGAACAGGCTGAAGGCGATGGCAAAGGCGCACAGGGCGTAAAACAGGCAGAGAACTACTTTCCGCATGGAGAAAATCACTCCTTTCCAGCGGGTCTTTCCAGCGGTAGTATGCGCAAAAATGCCGCCCCTGAGACAGAAGTGCACAATTTTCACACCGGAATGCTGTACTTTACGGGGGGAAGTGTGCTATACTAGCAGTATCTGATTAGAAATAGGGGCGGCAGGCCCACGGCAAGGCCTGCCTTTGTCCAACCTTTCAGCTGTAAGCAGCCGATAACGGGGTTAAACCTCTCAGCCGTCGCTGACGCTCGGCAGCTCCCCTAGTAGGGGAGCCCTTGGCAGGCCGTTGCGTTTTCGTGGTCTGACGCTTCGCTCCTATTTGCCCTGCTGGCGCAAAGTCTTACCCTTGCGGCAGGAGTGCGTTTTGGAGCCGATAGGCGATCATTGCGAAAAATGAACCCTATGCCAAGGCCTCCCCTACTAGGGGAGGTGGCATCGAGCGAAGCGAAGATGACGGAGAGGTTTAACCGTCAGCGAAGGCTGAGAGGTTGTACCAAGGCGAGGCCTGACCCCGAAGCGATAACGGCAAAGAGGCTATGCGGGACAGTGTCCCGCTCCATAAGCGATACCACCACGTCAGGAGGCGATCCTTATCTCAAACGAATCGAGAAAGATCCACCGGGGCGCTGCACGCACGGACGTGCAGCCCACGGGGGGACGTAAAGTGAATGTGAGCAACAGCCGCAGGGAAGAGCCGCCCAAGCGCGGGCGTGCCCCCAGGGAGCCAAAGGATCCCCGGGAAAAGGCGAAGCACCCCATCCTCAGGGCGCTGGGCCGCACGCTGGCCACCCTCATCTGCCTGGGCATCATGGTGTGCAGCCTGGCGGCAGTGGCGGCGGTGTACTACGCCGTGCAGGCCACGGCCAACGACGGCAACCTGCTGGACCTGGACAACATCGAGCTGAGCCAGTCCAGCACCGTGGTGGCCACCGACCCCGACACCGGCGCGCAGGTGGAGTATGCCACCCTGCGCTCCTCCAACAGCCACCGCGTCTGGGCAGACCTGGAACAGATCCCCACCAACCTGCAGTATGCGTTCATCTGCACCGAGGACAAGGATTTCTACAACGAGCCGGGCGTGAACTTCAAGCGCACCATCGGTGCCATGGTCAACGAGTATCTGCTGCCCATTTACAGCTCCAAGCAGGGCGCTTCCACGCTGGAGCAGCAGCTCATCAAGAACCTGACCAGCGACAAGAGCGCCAGCGGCGTGGAGGGTGCGCTGCGCAAGCTGCGCGAGATCTACCGCGCCCTCTGCCTGAGCCGCGCCTACTCCAAGGAGACCATTCTGGAGGCCTACCTGAACACCATCAGCTTCACCGGCACCATTCAGGGCGTTCAGACAGCGGCCAACGAGTATTTCAACAAGGACGTGAGCCAGCTCACCCTCTGGGAGTGCGCTACCATCGCGTCCATCACCAAGAACCCCACCAACTACAACCCCTACACCAACCCCGAGAACCTGATCCACCGCCGCAACTTCATCATGTATAATATGTGGCAGCAGGGCATCATCTCGGAGGAGGATTACCGCAACGGCGCGGCCCAGCCCCTTGTGCTGGCCGAGGAGGACACCAACAAGAAGACCTCCTCCGTGACCAGCTACTTCACCGATGCCCTCTTCACCGAGGTGGTTCACGACATCATGGACAAGGAGGGCGTGGACGAATCCACGGCCCAGTCCATGCTCTACACCGGCGGCTATACCATCGAGGCCACCGTCAACCCCAAGATGCAGACGGCCATGGAGAACCTGATGCTCAACGAGGGCGTCGCTTACTTCCCGGCCGGCTGGCATGAGGAAGAGGTGACCAGCATCTCGGACGATGACGTGCAGGTGATGAACGCCGATGGCACTCCCAAGACCCGCACCGGCGACGACGGCACCGTGTACTACTACCGCAATGTCCGCACCCAGGCGGCCATGGTCACGCTGGACTATGACGGCAATGTGCTGGCCATGGTGGGCGGTCTGGGCGAAAAGACCAAGAGCCTTTCCCTGAACCGTGCTTACAGTGTGACCCGGCAGACCGGCTCCACCATCAAGCCCATCGGCGCGTACGCGCTGGGCGTGGAGTACGGGCTGGTGAACTGGTCCACCATGCTCAACAACTCGCCCCTGTACCAGAAGCAGGACATGGTCATCCGGGATGAGGACTACTGCCGCAAAAACGGCCTGATGGGCCTTTCCGACAGTCAGCTCAAGGCCTACCCCAACGCATGGCGCAGCTGGCCCCGCAACTACGGCGGCAATTATGGTGACGGCAGCGACCTGCCCCTGTGGAACGGTCTGGCCCGCTCCCTGAACACCATCGCCATCCGGGTGGGCGACCTGGTGGGCGCAAGCAACATCTTCAACTTTGTCTACAACACCCTGCAGCTGACCACTCTGGACCCCGCCAACGACGTGGGCCTTGCCCAGATGGTCATGGGCAGCCAGACCCACGGCGTGACCCCCACGGCGCTGGCCGCTGCCTTCCAGATCTTCTATGACGGCGAGTACACCACCCCGCACCTGTACACCCGTGTGCTGGACCGGGACGGCAACATCTACCTGGAGAACAACGCCACCAGCTATCAGGCCCTGACCCCGCAGACAGCCTATATTATGAACCGTCTGCTCAAGAACGTGCTCTACTCCAACGTGGGCACCGCCAGCGGCCGCTACCCCAACTCCAACGGCATGGAGTCCTTTGGTAAGACCGGTACCGCCAGCGACGAAAAGGATCTGTGGTTCGTGGGCGGCACGCCCTACTATGTCACCGCTGTCTGGTGGGGCTACGACGCGCCTTACGATATGACCAACACCCTGGGCAAGAATCAGGCCAAGACCCGTACCTGTGTCATGGCGTGGAAGGCCTATATGGAGCAGGTGCAGGCAAACCTGCCCTATAAGGCATTCCCCACCAGCGATGGCGTGGTGGAGCGCGCCTACTGCACCCAGAGCGGCCTGCTGGCCGGGGCCAACTGCCCCAGCCGCGCCACCGGCTACTACCGTGCCGATGACCTGCCCGATACCTGCAACTACTCCCACAGCAGCGGCGTGGCCGCAGCGCAGAGCGCGGACACCGCCCCCGTTGTGGGTCAGGATACCACCGGGCTGGATACGGATTGAACCTTTTAGGCGGCCCTTCCAGACGGCCCTCTCAGTCTCGCTGCGCTCGACAGCTCTCCCGAAGGGAGAGCCCTTGGCATGGCGTAAAGCTCATCCTCTTTGCCAAAGCCTCTCCCTTTGGGAGAGGTGGCATCCCGTAGGGATGACGGAGAGGGCACAAGGCCAGCCTCTGCTAAAAGTCACACTTTCTCAATTCCGGTGCGACAGCTTGCCACTTCACGCTCCAAAACTGGATAATCTGACAAAAAAGCATCCGGTCTCTTGCAATGCAGGGGGCCGGATGCTATTATATTCCCTGTAAGAACACTTGTGTTTGTGAGGTGAACAAGTTGGAACGCCGTTTTTATCTGGTGGACGCGGAGGTCCTGCCCGAGGTCTTCCTGAAAGTGGTCAAGGCCAAGGAGCTTCTGGCAAGCGGGGAAGTGCGCAGCATCTCGGCTGCCACCCGCAGCGTGGATCTTTCGCGCAGTGCTTTTTATAAATATAAGGACTGCATCTTTGATTCCGAAAATGGCCGCGAGGTCGTGACCGTAATGGCAACGCTCCGGGATGAAACAGGCGCGCTGCAAAGCCTGCTGGCAGGCATCAGCGCCGCCGGGGCAAGCATTGTTACCATCAACCAGTCCACGCCGGAAAATGGCGCAGCGCTGGTTGCCGTTACCATCCGCACCGATACCATGCAGATGACCCCTGAGGAGCTGACGGAGCGGTTGAGCCGCCAGCGCATGGTGGTGGGCGTGCACTGCGGGTATAACCTGTAAGGGCACCAGAACAGTCAGGAAATAGGAACGAGGGTTGAACTATGGCAAAGATCGCGATTTTAGGCTTTGGCACGGTGGGCAGCGGCGTGTACGAGGTGCTGTGCCGCAACGCCGCCGGTGTTTCCCGCCGGGCCGGTGAGCCGGTGGAGGTCAAGTACATCCTTGACCCCAAGGATTTCTCCGCTCATCCGGCGGCAAACCTCTTCATCAAGAACTTCGATACCATTCTGGAAGACCCGGAGATCCGGGTGGTGGTGGAGACCATCGGCGGCACCCGCTTTGCATACCCCTATGTCAAGGCCTGCCTCGAGAGCGGCCGCAGCGTGTGCACCTCCAACAAGGAGATGGTGGCCACCTACGGCGCGGAGCTGCTGGCGCTGGCCAAGGCCCACAACTGTGCCTTCCTGTTCGAGGCCTCCGTGGGCGGCGGCACCCCCATCATCACCCCCATGCATCAGTGCCTGGCCGCCAACGTCATCACCGAGGTGGAGGGCATCGTGAACGGCACCACCAACTTCATGCTGACCAAGATGGTGCGGGAGAACCTGGGCTTTGACGAGGCCCTGAAGATCGCGCAGGAGCTGGGCTATGCCGAGACCAAGGACCCCGGCGACGATGTGGACGGCCGGGATGCCTGCCGCAAGATCGCCATCCTGTCCTCGCTGGTCTGCGGCCACCAGATCTACCCCCAGAACATCCCCACCCGGGGCATCCGGGACATCACTGTGGCCGATGTGGCTGCGGCGGAGCGGCTGAACTGCGTCATCAAGCTCATCGCGTGGATGAAGCGGGGCGACGACGGCAGCGTGGCCGCCGGTGTGGAGCCCTGCCTGGTGCCCAAGAGCCACCAGCTGGCCGGTGTGGACGATGTGTTCAACGCCGTGCTGGTCAAGGGCGATATGCTGGGCGACGTGGTGTTCTACGGCAAGGGCGCGGGCAAGCTGCCCACCGCCAGCGCCGTGGTGGCCGATGTGGTGGATGCCCTCAAGAACGGCTCCAAGGTCCACGACAGCCTGTTCTGGCAGCCTGCGGAGCCGGTGGAGGGGATGCTCACCGACCCGGCTCCCGCCGCATATTATGTGCGTGCAGCGGGCGTTGCTCCCGCCGTGGTGGAAGCCATCTACGGTAAGGGCCGTGTGGTGGATGAGCACTTTGACGGCTGCTCCTATCTGGTGGAGCAGGCCGACGCAAAGGCCATGGCCGAGGCAGCCCGCAAGGTGGAGACCGTGGGCGGCAGCGTGAAGCTGGTGCTGAAAAAGCTGCCCGAGGAAGCATGAGAAAAGGGGACGGACCATGAAGATCAAAGTTTCTGTTCCGGCCACCAGCGCCAATGTAGGCTCCGGCTTCGACGCGCTGGGTCTGGCCGTGACCCTGTACAACACCGTGACCTTTGAGGAGAGCGATAAGCTGGACATCTCGGCGGCGGACGGCACCCGCATCCCCCGCAACGAGAGCAATCTGGTGTACCGCTCGGCCAAGGGCCTGTTCGACAAGGTGGGCAAGAAAATCCCGCCCCTGAAGATCGTGCAGACCAACCCCATCCCCATGGCCCGGGGCCTGGGTTCCTCCTCGGCCTGCATCATCGCGGGCCTGCTGGGCGCGAACCGGATGCTGGGCGATGTGCTCAACACCCAGGAGCTGCTGACGCTGGCCACGGCCATTGAGGGCCACCCCGACAACGTGGCCCCGGCCCTGCTGGGCGGTTTGACCAGCAGCGTCTTTGAGGACGGCGTGGTCTACTCCGTCAAGCGGGATGTGGACCAGAGCCTCTGCTTTGCGGCCATTGTGCCGGACTACAAGCTGCTGACGGAGGCCGCCCGCGCGGCCCTGCCCAAGCAGGTGGCCCACAAGGATGCCGTGTATAACCTTTCCCGGGCCGCGCTGGTGCCTGCCGCCTTCTGTGAGGGCCGGCATGACCTGCTGGGCATTGCCACCGAGGATAAGCTCCACCAGCCCTACCGGATGCCCCTGATGCCCGGTTCCCGGGAGGTGTTCGCGCTGGCAAAGCAGTGCGGGGCAAAGGCCGTGTATGTATCGGGTGCCGGTTCCACCGTGATGGCGGTGGCCGAGCGCGCGGAGGCTGAGCGCTTTTATGCCGGGCTGCGTGCCGGGCTGGAAACGCTGGAAGGCCTGGACGGATGTGAAGCATTTACACTGTTAGAGCTGGATGCAGATAATACCGGCGCAACTGTGGAATGATATAAATTGGGAGAAACTAGAGGAGAGTGACAAACTATGGCGTTGATCGTACAGAAGTTCGGCGGTTCTTCGGTGAAGGACCGGAACCGTATCTTCAACGTGGCCCGCATCGTGGCCAACACCCACAAGGCGGGCAATGACGTGGTGGTGGTGGTGTCTGCACAGGGCGACACCACCGACGACCTGATCGCAAAGGCTGCTGAGATCACCCACAACCCTTCGGCCCGTGAGATGGATATGCTGCTGGCCGCCGGTGAGGAGATCAGCATCGCGCTGCTGGCTATGGCCCTGAACGAGCTGGGCTGCCACGCCACCAGCCTGACGGGCTGGCAGGCGGGCTTCCGCACCGACCGTGCCTACACTAAGGCACGCATCACCCGCATGGAGACCGAGCGCATTTCCTCCGAGCTGGAGCGCAACCGCGTGGTGGTCGTGGCAGGCTTCCAGGGCCTGAACAAGCTGGATGATATCACCACCCTGGGCCGCGGCGGCTCTGATACCAGCGCCGTGGCCATTGCAGCGGCCCTGCACGCAGACCGCTGCCAGATCTACACCGATGTGGAAGGCGTTTACACCGCAGACCCCCGCAAGGTGCGCAACACCCGCAAGCTGGAAGAGATCACCTTTGACGAGATGCTGGAGCTGGCCTCTCTGGGTGCGCAGGTGCTGAACAACCGCAGCGTGGAGCTGGCAAAGAAGTATAATGTGGAGCTGG contains:
- a CDS encoding Asp23/Gls24 family envelope stress response protein → MITSRFPLGDVSFSAEYFSTLVGEATKQCYGVAAMTPRDLTDVVKSVVRGNDYSEKGVRVTQEEGRLVIELHIAVSYGLNISTAARSISHRVKDEVEQATGLKVARVIVSVDDVIA
- a CDS encoding CBS domain-containing protein, with protein sequence MNILFFLSPKQDLMYVYDDFTLRQTLEKWENNRYASIPVLNRKGEYVGTLTEGDILWGLKQQHGLDIEAAEDVPISSFAHKRDYKAVTVTTSMDQLIEAAMNQNFVPVVDDRGIFIGIVRRQAIIRYCYDKARTEARKAQSSPDACPKGSLAAGG
- a CDS encoding DAK2 domain-containing protein; the protein is MISGKILRDAIISGANNINNQRSRVDELNVFPVPDGDTGTNMGMTVGASVAELNALDDGCTVGEAAKTAASAMLRGARGNSGVITSLLFRGFSKALEGKKEADTADIIAALKKGVEGAYKAVMKPTEGTILTVARVASEEAAACGAEEIPALWDVVMTAGQKALEDTPNLLPVLKKAGVVDAGGQGIMIIFEGMGKVFHGEPMVAGGEGTPNKAKLSTENAGKGVFTDDLMKVEDIKNGYCTQFLINKYEGASAAKMRAFAESNGDSVVCIEDDDVINLHVHTADPGKILSEAIKYGYLTNFKIENMHEQFLARQKQGKSLEKQASAEKAPAQASEFVYAAVDPSRDYGFVAVAAGEGLKAVFTDLAADAVVSGGQTMNPATEDILAAIQSVPAKTVFVLPNNKNIIMAAEQAQKLADRQVIVLPTRTVPMGITALLNFDPSANAETNTINMMAAADKVSTGLITYAARDSEFDGKRIRKGEIMALENGKIVATSTDLTKATYRLARSMCKKDSSFVTIISGCDVSDEEAEKLTEIVKAKCPNHVEVSHIRGGQPVYYYMISVE
- a CDS encoding transglycosylase domain-containing protein, producing MNVSNSRREEPPKRGRAPREPKDPREKAKHPILRALGRTLATLICLGIMVCSLAAVAAVYYAVQATANDGNLLDLDNIELSQSSTVVATDPDTGAQVEYATLRSSNSHRVWADLEQIPTNLQYAFICTEDKDFYNEPGVNFKRTIGAMVNEYLLPIYSSKQGASTLEQQLIKNLTSDKSASGVEGALRKLREIYRALCLSRAYSKETILEAYLNTISFTGTIQGVQTAANEYFNKDVSQLTLWECATIASITKNPTNYNPYTNPENLIHRRNFIMYNMWQQGIISEEDYRNGAAQPLVLAEEDTNKKTSSVTSYFTDALFTEVVHDIMDKEGVDESTAQSMLYTGGYTIEATVNPKMQTAMENLMLNEGVAYFPAGWHEEEVTSISDDDVQVMNADGTPKTRTGDDGTVYYYRNVRTQAAMVTLDYDGNVLAMVGGLGEKTKSLSLNRAYSVTRQTGSTIKPIGAYALGVEYGLVNWSTMLNNSPLYQKQDMVIRDEDYCRKNGLMGLSDSQLKAYPNAWRSWPRNYGGNYGDGSDLPLWNGLARSLNTIAIRVGDLVGASNIFNFVYNTLQLTTLDPANDVGLAQMVMGSQTHGVTPTALAAAFQIFYDGEYTTPHLYTRVLDRDGNIYLENNATSYQALTPQTAYIMNRLLKNVLYSNVGTASGRYPNSNGMESFGKTGTASDEKDLWFVGGTPYYVTAVWWGYDAPYDMTNTLGKNQAKTRTCVMAWKAYMEQVQANLPYKAFPTSDGVVERAYCTQSGLLAGANCPSRATGYYRADDLPDTCNYSHSSGVAAAQSADTAPVVGQDTTGLDTD
- a CDS encoding aspartate kinase; translation: MALIVQKFGGSSVKDRNRIFNVARIVANTHKAGNDVVVVVSAQGDTTDDLIAKAAEITHNPSAREMDMLLAAGEEISIALLAMALNELGCHATSLTGWQAGFRTDRAYTKARITRMETERISSELERNRVVVVAGFQGLNKLDDITTLGRGGSDTSAVAIAAALHADRCQIYTDVEGVYTADPRKVRNTRKLEEITFDEMLELASLGAQVLNNRSVELAKKYNVELEVLSSLNPVPGTVVKEVTKDMEGMLIKGVAKDTDVAVITILNVPDEPGTSFKIFGLLAQKNINVDIILQSTGRDGKKDISFTCAQGEAETAMRVLKESGKFKDATCDETCAKVSIVGAGMQSHSGVASKMFEALSNNNNNIKMISTSEIKISCIIARDDADKAVSAIHDMLFD
- a CDS encoding ACT domain-containing protein, translating into MNKLERRFYLVDAEVLPEVFLKVVKAKELLASGEVRSISAATRSVDLSRSAFYKYKDCIFDSENGREVVTVMATLRDETGALQSLLAGISAAGASIVTINQSTPENGAALVAVTIRTDTMQMTPEELTERLSRQRMVVGVHCGYNL
- the thrB gene encoding homoserine kinase, with the translated sequence MKIKVSVPATSANVGSGFDALGLAVTLYNTVTFEESDKLDISAADGTRIPRNESNLVYRSAKGLFDKVGKKIPPLKIVQTNPIPMARGLGSSSACIIAGLLGANRMLGDVLNTQELLTLATAIEGHPDNVAPALLGGLTSSVFEDGVVYSVKRDVDQSLCFAAIVPDYKLLTEAARAALPKQVAHKDAVYNLSRAALVPAAFCEGRHDLLGIATEDKLHQPYRMPLMPGSREVFALAKQCGAKAVYVSGAGSTVMAVAERAEAERFYAGLRAGLETLEGLDGCEAFTLLELDADNTGATVE
- a CDS encoding homoserine dehydrogenase, with translation MAKIAILGFGTVGSGVYEVLCRNAAGVSRRAGEPVEVKYILDPKDFSAHPAANLFIKNFDTILEDPEIRVVVETIGGTRFAYPYVKACLESGRSVCTSNKEMVATYGAELLALAKAHNCAFLFEASVGGGTPIITPMHQCLAANVITEVEGIVNGTTNFMLTKMVRENLGFDEALKIAQELGYAETKDPGDDVDGRDACRKIAILSSLVCGHQIYPQNIPTRGIRDITVADVAAAERLNCVIKLIAWMKRGDDGSVAAGVEPCLVPKSHQLAGVDDVFNAVLVKGDMLGDVVFYGKGAGKLPTASAVVADVVDALKNGSKVHDSLFWQPAEPVEGMLTDPAPAAYYVRAAGVAPAVVEAIYGKGRVVDEHFDGCSYLVEQADAKAMAEAARKVETVGGSVKLVLKKLPEEA